A genomic stretch from Fusarium musae strain F31 chromosome 9, whole genome shotgun sequence includes:
- a CDS encoding hypothetical protein (EggNog:ENOG41), giving the protein MSSVPPGGLILITGANGYVASVAVQVFLQRGYRVRGTVRSITANAWMKTFFGSNFELVEVPDISIPGAFDEALQGVDGVAHMAMNMDMNPQNQGVIDDTINSNLYLLESAVKVPSVKSVVITSSLAACALATTGEPYKIDATTWNTDAIDKTAQPWDGQGNPRWHGVMLYGAAKARSEQAAFAWVRKHKSSFSFNTVVPNVNFGIAISPENMSYRSSAAVIDAVVKGYPDAPSILPSQWYVDVEDTALLHLAALTLGDVNNERLLAFGGRYSWTVILEILHRRFPGKVLLKDVKEPAVDAGEVDNKRSADVLRKMGKLEGFTGLEDTLVKAVKTILENRGKNVPKTPIDLYYDSLAKA; this is encoded by the coding sequence ATGTCTTCAGTCCCCCCAGGAGGTCTGATCCTCATCACAGGCGCCAATGGCTACGTAGCAAGTGTCGCTGTGCAAGTATTTCTTCAACGCGGCTATCGTGTCCGTGGCACCGTCCGCTCCATTACCGCCAATGCTTGGATGAAGACATTCTTCGGATCCAATTTCGAGCTCGTGGAGGTTCCCGACATCTCGATACCTGGTGCCTTCGACGAGGCACTCCAAGGTGTAGATGGCGTGGCCCATATGGCTATGAACATGGACATGAACCCGCAGAACCAAGGAGTCATAGACGATACCATTAACTCGAACCTGTACCTTCTTGAATCTGCGGTAAAAGTCCCTAGCGTCAAGAGTGTTGTTATCACCTCATCGCTAGCCGCGTGCGCTCTTGCAACGACCGGCGAACCGTACAAGATCGATGCAACGACATGGAACACTGATGCAATTGACAAGACAGCTCAGCCATGGGATGGCCAAGGGAACCCACGGTGGCATGGGGTCATGTTGTATGGAGCTGCCAAAGCACGTAGCGAACAAGCCGCTTTTGCGTGGGTGCGCAAGCATAAGTCATCTTTCTCCTTCAACACAGTTGTTCCCAATGTGAACTTCGGTATCGCCATATCGCCCGAGAACATGAGCTACCGCAGCTCAGCCGCCGTCATCGACGCTGTGGTGAAAGGGTATCCCGATGCGCCGTCTATTCTACCATCGCAGTGGTACGTCGATGTCGAGGACACCGCACTGCTGCATCTAGCTGCGCTGACGCTTGGCGATGTGAACAACGAGCGACTTCTTGCTTTCGGTGGGAGATATAGTTGGACTGTGATTCTCGAGATTCTTCATCGACGGTTTCCGGGAAAGGTTCTTCTAAAGGATGTTAAAGAGCCAGCAGTGGATGCAGGAGAGGTTGATAATAAGAGAAGTGCTGATGTTTTGAGGAAGATGGGGAAACTAGAAGGGTTTACGGGCTTGGAGGACACTCTTGTCAAGGCGGTCAAGACTATACTTGAAAATAGGGGGAAGAACGTGCCCAAGACGCCGATTGATCTGTACTACGACTCATTAGCAAAAGCATAG